In the genome of Acidimicrobiales bacterium, the window ACCGTGTTCGACACCGAGTGGAGCCGGCCGTCGGCCCAGCAGCCGGTGCGGGTCTCCTTCCAGCGCAGCTCGTCCTCCAGCCCGAGCTCGGCCAGCAGGGCGCGCAGGCGGGCGTCGGAAAGGAGGGTGACGTGGTAGTGCCGGTCCCACACCACCCCGTCGAGGCTCCACGCCGACGCCAGGCCGCCGAGGGTCGGGGCCGCCTCGAGCACGGTCACGCGGTGGCCGGCCTGGGCCAGCCGGTGGGCCAGGGTGAGCCCGAGCATGCCGCCGCCGACGACCCCCCAGTGCGTCACTGCTCGACCACCCCGCCGTCGACGACCGCGTAGCGCCGCTCGCAGGCCGGGCAGGCGGCCGCGCCCTCCGACGCCCGGCCGTCCGCGAAGCGCCGCCACGGCTCGCCGCACCGGCAGACGAGCGCCACCGGCCGGGCCGGGTTGCCGACCACGAGGTGGAACTCCGGCACCGTGCGGGTCACGACCGACCCCATGCCGACCATGGCGAACCGGCCGACCTCGATGCCGCAGCCGACGACGGCGCCGGCCCCGATGGTCGCCCCCTGCCGCACGATCGTCGGCAGGGTCGACTCGTCGGCCTCCGACGGCCGCAGCTCCAGCAGGTCCGGCGTGGCGGCGCGCGGGTAGCGGTCGTTGGTGAACACCACGCCGGCGCTCACCATCACGCCGTCCTCGATCGTCACCCCGGCGCACAGGTAGGCGAGCGCGTTGATCTTCACCCGGTCGCCGACCACGACCCCGCCGGCGACGTAGGTCTTCTCCCCGACGATGCACTGCCGGCCGATCCGGGCGCCCGAGCGCAGGTGGACGTGGCTCCACACCGCCGTCCCCTCGCCCACCTCCACCCCGTCCTCCACGATCGCCGTCGGATGGACGAACGGGGCGCTCACGCAGCCGGGTCCACCGACCCGACCGCGACCCAGCGCCGCGACTCCATGGAGCGGTAGGCGGCCTCGACCACGGCCACCGACGCCAGCGCGTCCTCCGGCGTGATCAGCAGGTCGCCGACGCCCCGCACGGCGCCGGCGAAGCTCTCGAGCTGGCGGGCGTGGGCCACGACCTTGTCGTAGCCGTTGCCGAAGTCGACCCACGTGGGGCTGGCGTGGCGGCGGAAGGCGGACGCCCGCCACCCGACCCGGAGCACGCCCTCGGTGCCGTCCACCTCCACGTAGTCGTCGCGCTGCTTGTCGATGGCCCACGACAGCTCGATGGTCCCGACGGCGCCGCACTCGGTCCGCAGCAGCAGGGTGGCCGTGTCCTCCACGGGCAGGCCCTGCACCCGGCGGCTCTCGACGGCCAGCACCTCGGTGACCGGGCCGAGGAGGTAGCGGGCGATGTCGACCGAGTGGGTCCCGTTGTCGATGATCACGCCGCCGCCGGACACGGCCGGGTCGCCGTTCCAGCGGGAGCGCATGTCCACCCGGGAGGCGAACGTGTTGCGGTACTGCACGATCTCGCCGAGGATCCCGGAGGCGACGAGGCTGCGGGCCCGCACGAGGTCCTCCACGAAGCGGAACTTCGACGCCATCGTCAGGATCACGTCCTGCGCCTCGGCCGCGGCGAGCAGCTTGCGGGCGCCGACGAGGTCGACGGCGAGCGGCTTCTCGCACAGGACGGCCACGCCGTGGTCGACGAGCGACACGGCGACCTCGG includes:
- a CDS encoding acyltransferase produces the protein MSAPFVHPTAIVEDGVEVGEGTAVWSHVHLRSGARIGRQCIVGEKTYVAGGVVVGDRVKINALAYLCAGVTIEDGVMVSAGVVFTNDRYPRAATPDLLELRPSEADESTLPTIVRQGATIGAGAVVGCGIEVGRFAMVGMGSVVTRTVPEFHLVVGNPARPVALVCRCGEPWRRFADGRASEGAAACPACERRYAVVDGGVVEQ
- a CDS encoding Gfo/Idh/MocA family oxidoreductase, producing the protein MPRPLRFALVGAGAIAQTWAQAFRLADGVDLVAVVDVRRELADLLAEQTGSRACGSVDELLAGNGVDAAVVCTPPASHPEVAVSLVDHGVAVLCEKPLAVDLVGARKLLAAAEAQDVILTMASKFRFVEDLVRARSLVASGILGEIVQYRNTFASRVDMRSRWNGDPAVSGGGVIIDNGTHSVDIARYLLGPVTEVLAVESRRVQGLPVEDTATLLLRTECGAVGTIELSWAIDKQRDDYVEVDGTEGVLRVGWRASAFRRHASPTWVDFGNGYDKVVAHARQLESFAGAVRGVGDLLITPEDALASVAVVEAAYRSMESRRWVAVGSVDPAA